In Microbacterium lushaniae, the following are encoded in one genomic region:
- a CDS encoding glycosyltransferase, with protein MARIPSTHRHRHGHSPEHPEKGGEPTPVMILLVVIATIGVLAYAGFLLAPDSRGDLLPYVMIIVAESILVVQALLSMWTILSSGRNPRDYAAHDAAARLLPRLARDDDRIHLSGRPVVIDVLVTVYGEDLDTVRRTVTAAVGMQGAHRTWILDDGRSDDVRALAEAAGARYVRRLSSHGAKAGNINHAVTLAKGEFFAIFDADFVPVPTFLLQTMPLFVHDDVAFVQTPQVYGNLHTVVARGAAYMQTVFYRFVQPGRNRFNAAICVGTNVVFRRSAIDEVGGMYTDSKSEDVWTSLLLHERGWRSVFLPDALAVGEAPETIEAYSKQQLRWATGASRSSCVTTR; from the coding sequence ATGGCACGCATTCCATCCACGCACCGACACCGCCACGGCCACTCGCCAGAGCATCCGGAGAAGGGCGGGGAGCCGACGCCCGTCATGATCCTGCTCGTGGTGATCGCGACCATCGGGGTGCTGGCGTACGCGGGGTTCCTGCTCGCCCCGGACAGCCGCGGCGATCTGCTGCCGTACGTCATGATCATCGTCGCCGAGTCCATCCTCGTCGTGCAGGCGCTGCTGTCGATGTGGACGATCCTCTCCAGCGGCCGCAACCCCCGGGACTACGCCGCGCACGACGCCGCCGCGCGCCTCCTGCCGCGTCTGGCCCGCGACGACGACCGCATCCACCTGAGTGGCCGCCCCGTCGTGATCGATGTGCTCGTGACGGTGTACGGCGAAGACCTCGACACCGTCCGACGCACGGTCACGGCCGCTGTGGGGATGCAGGGGGCGCACCGCACGTGGATCCTCGACGACGGTCGCTCCGACGATGTACGGGCCCTGGCCGAGGCCGCCGGCGCCCGGTACGTCCGCCGGCTCAGCTCCCACGGCGCCAAGGCCGGGAACATCAACCACGCCGTGACGCTGGCCAAAGGCGAGTTCTTCGCCATCTTCGACGCCGATTTCGTCCCGGTGCCGACGTTCCTGCTGCAGACCATGCCGCTGTTCGTGCACGACGACGTCGCGTTCGTCCAGACGCCGCAGGTGTACGGAAACCTGCACACCGTCGTGGCACGCGGAGCCGCGTACATGCAGACCGTCTTCTACCGGTTCGTCCAGCCCGGACGCAACCGGTTCAACGCGGCGATCTGCGTGGGGACGAACGTGGTCTTCCGCCGGTCTGCGATCGACGAGGTCGGCGGCATGTACACCGATTCGAAATCCGAAGACGTGTGGACGTCACTCCTCCTGCACGAGCGGGGGTGGCGCTCGGTCTTCCTCCCCGACGCCCTGGCGGTCGGGGAGGCCCCCGAGACCATCGAGGCCTACAGCAAGCAGCAACTGCGCTGGGCGACGGGGGCTTCGAGATCCTCCTGCGTCACAACCCGCTGA